From a region of the Thermomonas sp. HDW16 genome:
- the bamA gene encoding outer membrane protein assembly factor BamA, with product MTRPLSRRLLTLALASALALPAWAQTAIAPFTVSDIRIDGLQRIGAGTVFTYLPVERGDTLDAAKAAEALRALYKTGFFEDVRLDHQGSILVITVVERPAINKLALVGNKDLKSEDLLKGLKDIGLAEGETFNRLNLDQVTQELNRQYNNRGKYSVEISPSVERLDRNRVNLTINIKEGKAAKIRHINLVGNEKYTDEEITKDWESHTSNWLSWYKRDDQYSREKLSGDIEKLNAWYLNRGYVDFSLDSTQVAISSDKKDMFLTAGISEGEVYTISNATVSGDTILPKTEIEQIVAFIRPGSTFSRGLLELATNAITARLSNIGYAFAQVNPIPAIDRDKRTVAIDFQVQPGPRINVRRIVFKGNTRTADAVLRREMRQFEGSWYSQAAIDRGKVRLQRLGYFEEVDVENEPVAGTDDQVDVTYTVKETTSGSIAAGVGYSQLSGVNLSLQLSENNFLGSGNRVSMAVTRSAYQKRYDFSFMNPYFTDDGLSLGYNLWWREFDYSSYNVAQYSTNSGAAQVFMSLPLSENDSVSLMFGVDTNEILAYPGSTPPPLLDYISAVGNRTFHAWRGQIGWGRDTRNDYFMPVVGSTQNLSAEIALPGSTVEYYKLSYDFGKYWPLNQALVVRTGINVGYGDSYGKNFRRNLCYTAPTYIDTNGDGILDTEVPGIAPSDPCLPTSSDFDKTVTASGLPFFENFYAGGIAAQGKVRGFTDNTLGPSYTSGFGYRQPLGGSFLLAGSVEAIFPKLFDSPAARVSAFLDFGNVYDGWGNFSASELRASTGIALLWRSPMGPLSISYAIPLRKKDGDQIERLQFTFGGQL from the coding sequence ATGACCCGACCCTTGTCCCGCCGCCTGCTCACCCTTGCCCTGGCCTCGGCGCTCGCGCTGCCGGCATGGGCGCAGACGGCGATCGCACCGTTCACGGTCAGCGACATCCGCATCGACGGCCTGCAGCGCATCGGCGCCGGTACCGTGTTCACCTATCTCCCGGTCGAGCGCGGCGACACCCTCGATGCCGCCAAGGCCGCCGAAGCCCTGCGCGCGCTGTACAAGACCGGATTTTTCGAAGACGTGCGCCTGGACCACCAGGGCAGCATCCTGGTGATCACCGTGGTCGAACGCCCGGCAATCAACAAGCTGGCCCTGGTCGGCAACAAGGATCTGAAGTCCGAAGATTTGCTCAAGGGCCTGAAGGACATCGGTCTGGCCGAAGGCGAGACCTTCAACCGGCTGAACCTGGACCAGGTCACCCAGGAACTCAACCGTCAGTACAACAATCGTGGCAAGTACAGCGTCGAAATCTCCCCAAGCGTCGAACGGCTGGATCGCAATCGCGTCAACCTGACCATCAACATCAAGGAAGGCAAGGCTGCCAAGATCCGCCATATCAACCTGGTCGGCAACGAAAAGTACACCGATGAGGAGATCACCAAAGACTGGGAATCGCATACCAGCAATTGGCTGAGCTGGTACAAGCGCGACGACCAGTATTCGCGCGAAAAGCTGTCCGGCGACATCGAAAAACTCAATGCCTGGTACCTCAACCGCGGCTATGTCGACTTCAGCCTGGATTCGACTCAGGTCGCGATCAGCTCGGACAAGAAGGACATGTTCCTCACTGCCGGCATCAGCGAGGGCGAGGTCTACACCATCTCCAATGCCACCGTATCCGGTGACACGATCCTGCCGAAGACAGAAATCGAACAGATTGTTGCCTTCATCCGTCCCGGCAGTACGTTCTCTCGCGGCCTGCTTGAGCTGGCCACCAATGCAATCACGGCGCGCCTGTCCAACATCGGCTATGCCTTCGCCCAGGTCAATCCGATTCCCGCGATCGACCGTGACAAGCGCACGGTCGCTATCGACTTTCAGGTGCAACCCGGGCCTCGCATCAACGTGCGCCGGATCGTGTTCAAGGGCAACACACGCACCGCCGATGCGGTGCTCCGCCGTGAAATGCGCCAATTCGAAGGCAGTTGGTATTCGCAGGCAGCGATCGACCGAGGCAAGGTACGCCTGCAGCGCTTGGGTTATTTCGAAGAAGTGGACGTCGAGAACGAGCCGGTTGCGGGCACTGACGATCAAGTCGATGTGACCTATACCGTAAAGGAAACCACTTCCGGCAGCATCGCGGCCGGCGTCGGTTATTCACAACTCTCCGGCGTTAACCTCTCCTTGCAGCTGTCCGAGAACAACTTCCTCGGTAGCGGCAACCGAGTCTCGATGGCCGTTACCCGCAGCGCCTACCAGAAACGTTACGACTTCTCTTTCATGAATCCGTACTTCACGGATGATGGGCTGTCGCTCGGCTACAACCTGTGGTGGCGCGAGTTCGACTACTCCAGCTACAACGTCGCCCAGTATTCGACCAATAGCGGCGCAGCGCAGGTCTTCATGAGCCTGCCGCTGAGTGAAAACGACTCGGTATCGCTCATGTTCGGCGTGGATACCAATGAAATTCTTGCGTACCCGGGATCGACGCCGCCACCGCTGCTGGACTATATCAGCGCCGTGGGCAACCGTACTTTCCACGCGTGGCGTGGACAGATTGGCTGGGGCCGCGATACCCGCAACGACTATTTCATGCCCGTTGTCGGCAGCACGCAGAACCTATCGGCGGAAATCGCCTTGCCCGGCTCTACCGTCGAGTACTACAAACTGTCCTACGATTTCGGCAAATATTGGCCACTGAACCAGGCGCTGGTGGTACGTACCGGCATCAACGTGGGTTATGGCGATTCCTACGGCAAGAACTTCAGACGGAATCTTTGTTACACCGCGCCGACCTATATCGATACCAACGGTGATGGCATCCTCGACACTGAGGTACCTGGCATTGCGCCGAGTGATCCCTGCCTGCCGACTTCCTCTGATTTTGACAAGACGGTGACTGCCAGCGGCTTGCCGTTCTTTGAAAATTTCTATGCCGGCGGCATCGCCGCGCAGGGCAAGGTGCGTGGTTTCACCGACAACACCCTTGGCCCGTCCTATACGTCCGGTTTTGGCTATCGGCAGCCGCTGGGTGGTTCGTTCCTGCTGGCCGGCTCCGTCGAGGCGATCTTCCCCAAGCTGTTCGACAGCCCCGCCGCACGCGTTTCCGCATTCCTCGACTTCGGCAACGTCTACGACGGCTGGGGCAACTTCAGCGCCAGCGAACTGCGCGCATCCACCGGTATCGCCCTGCTCTGGCGTTCACCGATGGGTCCGCTGTCGATCAGCTACGCCATTCCCCTGCGCAAGAAGGACGGCGACCAGATCGAACGGTTGCAGTTCACCTTCGGCGGCCAGCTGTAA
- the rseP gene encoding RIP metalloprotease RseP: MGTFFGSLWWMLVAIGVLVTFHEFGHFWVARRCGVKVLRFSVGFGRALWSRIGKDGTEYRIAMIPLGGYVSMLDETRLDEREGDIPAADLARAFNRQNVWKRIAIVIAGPLANLLLAVALLWAMLVIGRPDYAPVVGKSEGIAAQAGLQQGDAIRAVDGRATPTWSEALMALTVAALDRQPVQVDVARADGGDSTHTLPLDKLPAAFDESRAMRAVGLTARHELVPAVVGTVSEGMPAWGVLAEGDRITAIDASPIASFDDIAPLVEALGKRGGPGMIEVERDGERLALELAPMRRNNPDGSSSWLLGVGNAASARPLPDAVLRLNPIAAIPAAINETSYQVKQLFAMIGRAFSGRVSVENTVSGPIAIAQAANAYASGGTAWFLNFLALLSVSLAILNLLPIPVLDGGHLLYYLIELVTGRPLGDRAMAVGQYLGLALIAGLTGLAFYNDILRLVS; this comes from the coding sequence ATGGGCACCTTCTTCGGATCGTTGTGGTGGATGCTGGTCGCGATCGGCGTGCTGGTCACCTTCCACGAATTCGGCCATTTCTGGGTCGCGCGCCGCTGCGGAGTGAAGGTGCTGCGCTTCTCGGTGGGGTTCGGCCGTGCGCTGTGGTCGCGGATCGGCAAGGACGGCACCGAATACCGGATCGCGATGATCCCGCTGGGCGGCTACGTCAGCATGCTTGACGAAACCAGGCTGGACGAACGTGAGGGCGACATCCCCGCCGCCGACCTGGCCCGCGCCTTCAATCGCCAGAACGTGTGGAAACGCATCGCGATCGTGATCGCCGGACCACTGGCCAACCTGTTGCTGGCGGTCGCCCTGCTGTGGGCGATGCTGGTGATCGGCCGCCCGGACTACGCTCCGGTCGTGGGCAAGAGCGAAGGCATTGCCGCGCAAGCCGGCCTGCAGCAAGGCGATGCCATCCGCGCAGTCGATGGCCGCGCCACCCCGACCTGGAGCGAGGCGTTGATGGCCCTGACCGTGGCGGCGCTGGATCGACAGCCTGTGCAGGTAGACGTCGCACGGGCCGATGGCGGCGACAGCACACACACCCTGCCGCTGGACAAGCTGCCGGCCGCCTTCGACGAATCGCGGGCGATGCGGGCGGTGGGCCTAACCGCCCGCCATGAACTGGTGCCGGCCGTGGTGGGCACGGTCAGCGAAGGCATGCCGGCCTGGGGCGTGCTGGCCGAAGGCGATCGCATCACCGCGATCGACGCCTCGCCCATCGCCAGCTTCGACGACATCGCTCCGTTGGTGGAGGCGCTGGGCAAGCGTGGCGGCCCCGGCATGATCGAAGTCGAGCGCGATGGTGAACGGCTGGCGCTGGAACTGGCTCCGATGCGGCGCAACAATCCGGACGGCAGCAGTTCCTGGCTGCTCGGCGTGGGCAATGCCGCATCAGCAAGGCCTCTCCCGGACGCCGTGCTGCGGTTGAACCCGATCGCGGCGATCCCGGCCGCCATCAACGAAACCAGCTACCAGGTGAAGCAATTGTTCGCCATGATTGGGCGCGCGTTCAGCGGCCGAGTCTCGGTGGAGAACACCGTCTCGGGCCCGATCGCCATTGCCCAGGCCGCAAATGCCTATGCCAGCGGTGGCACCGCATGGTTCCTGAACTTCCTCGCCCTGTTGTCGGTCAGCCTTGCCATCCTCAACTTGCTGCCGATTCCCGTCTTGGACGGTGGACACCTGCTGTATTACCTTATCGAGCTGGTCACGGGCCGCCCGTTGGGCGATCGCGCGATGGCCGTTGGCCAGTACCTCGGCCTCGCGTTGATCGCGGGGCTGACGGGACTGGCGTTCTACAACGACATCCTGCGCCTGGTGTCGTGA
- the dxr gene encoding 1-deoxy-D-xylulose-5-phosphate reductoisomerase — protein sequence MMHRVAIFGATGSIGTSALDVIARHPERTRASVLAAGSKVNELVALCRRHRPEHAVIADENRFLALRDGLREAGLPTLAHAGPAALDALAAGDACDSVVAAIVGAAGLSSTLAAARAGKRLLLANKESLVLAGELLMQAARDGGATIVPIDSEHNAVFQCIAGCDDPAAITRVTLTASGGPFRGRSRADLAAVTPAQAIAHPKWSMGPKISVDSATLMNKGLEVIEAHHLFALAPDRIRVLVHPQSLVHAIVDFVDGSSLAQLGLPDMRTALAVGLGSPRRIASGVGALDLLTQGGKLEFEAPDLDAFPCLALAWRALESGGTAPAVLNAANEEAVSAFLQGRIGFLSIPDTVAATMDAMPPQPADSLDMLLDADTRARAAAHTRIDHLANQN from the coding sequence ATGATGCACAGGGTTGCAATCTTCGGTGCCACCGGTTCGATCGGCACCTCCGCGCTGGACGTGATCGCGCGTCACCCGGAACGAACGCGTGCCAGCGTGCTGGCCGCGGGTAGCAAGGTCAACGAGCTCGTCGCACTCTGCCGCAGGCATCGTCCGGAACACGCTGTCATCGCCGATGAAAACCGCTTCCTGGCGCTGCGCGATGGGCTGCGCGAGGCCGGCTTGCCGACACTGGCGCACGCGGGGCCCGCCGCGCTGGATGCCTTGGCCGCGGGCGATGCCTGCGACAGTGTGGTTGCCGCCATCGTTGGCGCAGCCGGCCTTTCGTCCACCCTCGCCGCCGCACGCGCCGGCAAGCGCCTGTTGCTGGCCAACAAGGAATCGCTGGTGCTGGCCGGCGAACTGCTGATGCAGGCGGCGCGCGATGGTGGCGCGACCATCGTGCCGATCGACAGCGAACACAACGCGGTGTTCCAGTGCATCGCCGGTTGCGACGACCCCGCGGCGATCACTCGGGTCACGCTCACCGCATCCGGCGGCCCATTCCGTGGACGCAGCCGCGCCGACCTGGCGGCGGTCACGCCGGCGCAAGCCATCGCCCATCCAAAGTGGTCGATGGGCCCGAAGATCTCGGTGGATTCGGCCACGCTGATGAACAAGGGGCTGGAGGTCATCGAGGCCCACCACCTGTTCGCCCTCGCCCCGGATCGCATCCGCGTGCTGGTGCATCCGCAGTCGCTGGTGCATGCCATCGTCGATTTCGTCGACGGCAGCTCACTGGCGCAGCTCGGCCTGCCGGACATGCGCACCGCGCTTGCCGTGGGCTTGGGATCGCCGCGCAGGATCGCTTCCGGCGTCGGCGCGCTGGACTTGCTCACGCAGGGCGGCAAGCTGGAATTCGAAGCCCCAGACCTCGACGCCTTCCCTTGCCTTGCGTTGGCCTGGCGCGCATTGGAGTCCGGCGGCACCGCGCCCGCCGTGCTGAATGCAGCCAACGAGGAGGCGGTTTCAGCCTTTCTTCAGGGCCGGATCGGTTTCCTGTCCATTCCCGACACTGTCGCTGCGACAATGGATGCCATGCCGCCCCAGCCCGCCGATTCACTGGACATGTTGCTTGATGCGGATACGCGCGCGCGCGCGGCGGCCCATACGCGCATCGACCACCTCGCCAACCAGAACTGA
- a CDS encoding phosphatidate cytidylyltransferase, translating to MTKTRLLAALIMAPIAILSVLFVSTPVLAALSAVLFLIALWEWLKLAEVDDTLARTVLLLCNVAVMVALVWGSRSAQGGSFALLQLVVVIGVGWWLLALLWMRHYHFASDHDSHARAFKLLAGTLAVIPAWCALGLIHASQPNGHKWLLLALFLVWAADTGAYFAGRHFGGRFFKRKLAPRISPNKTIEGLLGGLVLAMVVAIVGAEMIGVRAGQLPGIALVALATAMFSVVGDLFESLLKRHVGAKDSGDLIPGHGGVLDRVDSVLAALPVFALGKLWLGF from the coding sequence GTGACCAAAACACGCCTGCTGGCCGCGCTGATCATGGCGCCGATCGCCATCCTCAGCGTGCTGTTCGTCTCCACGCCGGTACTGGCCGCACTCAGCGCCGTGCTGTTCCTCATCGCGCTATGGGAATGGCTGAAGCTGGCCGAAGTCGACGACACCCTGGCCCGCACGGTGCTGCTGCTGTGCAACGTGGCGGTGATGGTGGCGCTGGTGTGGGGTTCGCGTTCCGCACAAGGTGGATCCTTCGCGCTACTGCAATTGGTGGTGGTGATCGGCGTGGGCTGGTGGTTGCTGGCGCTGTTGTGGATGCGCCACTACCACTTCGCCTCAGACCATGATTCGCATGCACGCGCGTTCAAGCTGCTGGCCGGCACGCTGGCGGTGATCCCGGCCTGGTGCGCGCTGGGCCTGATCCACGCCAGCCAGCCGAACGGCCACAAGTGGTTGCTGCTGGCGCTGTTCCTGGTCTGGGCAGCAGATACCGGCGCCTACTTCGCCGGCCGCCATTTCGGCGGCAGGTTCTTCAAGCGCAAGCTGGCACCGCGGATCAGCCCGAACAAGACCATCGAGGGACTGCTTGGCGGCCTGGTGTTGGCGATGGTGGTAGCGATCGTTGGCGCGGAAATGATCGGCGTGCGCGCAGGCCAACTGCCGGGCATCGCGCTGGTGGCGCTGGCGACTGCAATGTTCTCGGTCGTCGGCGACCTGTTCGAAAGCCTGCTCAAGCGCCACGTGGGCGCGAAGGATTCGGGCGACCTGATCCCCGGCCACGGCGGCGTGCTGGATCGCGTGGACAGCGTGCTGGCCGCACTGCCGGTGTTCGCACTCGGAAAGTTGTGGCTGGGCTTCTAG
- the uppS gene encoding polyprenyl diphosphate synthase, with translation MIAPAARVPRHIAIIMDGNGRWAQQRHRPRIIGHRAGARAVKTCVEFCLDNGVGALTLFAFSSENWNRPTDEVGGLMKLFLGALEREVDELHRLGARLRFIGERSRFAPEILARMQAAETLTAGNTKLQLSIAASYGGRQDIAQAARALAEDVAAGRLRPEQIDEEAISTRVALAELPAPDLFIRTGGELRISNFLLWQLAYTELWFTDTLWPDVDAATLRRALDDYAGRERRFGLTSAQVAGHATGETS, from the coding sequence GTGATAGCTCCCGCAGCGCGCGTTCCGCGCCACATCGCCATCATCATGGATGGCAATGGCCGCTGGGCACAGCAGCGCCATCGCCCGCGCATCATCGGCCACCGCGCCGGCGCGCGCGCGGTCAAGACTTGCGTTGAGTTCTGCCTGGACAATGGGGTCGGAGCGCTCACGCTGTTCGCGTTCTCCAGCGAGAACTGGAACCGGCCGACGGACGAGGTCGGCGGCTTGATGAAGCTGTTCCTGGGCGCGCTTGAACGCGAAGTCGACGAGCTGCACCGGCTTGGCGCGCGGTTGCGCTTCATCGGCGAACGCTCGCGTTTCGCGCCGGAGATCCTGGCCCGCATGCAGGCGGCGGAAACGCTGACCGCCGGCAACACCAAACTGCAACTGAGCATCGCCGCCAGCTACGGCGGCCGCCAGGACATCGCCCAGGCCGCGCGCGCACTGGCGGAGGACGTGGCCGCAGGCCGGCTGCGCCCGGAGCAGATCGACGAAGAGGCGATCTCCACGCGCGTCGCGCTGGCGGAGCTGCCCGCGCCCGACCTGTTCATCCGTACCGGCGGCGAGCTGCGGATCAGCAATTTCCTGCTGTGGCAGCTGGCCTACACCGAATTGTGGTTCACCGACACGTTGTGGCCGGACGTGGATGCCGCCACACTGCGGCGCGCCCTGGACGATTACGCCGGGCGCGAACGCCGCTTCGGGCTGACCAGCGCGCAGGTGGCCGGCCACGCAACCGGGGAAACTTCGTGA
- the frr gene encoding ribosome recycling factor — translation MLNEIKKDAQARMAKSIESLRHNLVKVRTGRANTGLVDSIKVNYYGSDMPLSQVASVAVGDARSIIITPWEKQMVGAVEKAILASDLGLTPNTAGTVIRLNIPALTEERRKELTKVVHSEGEDAKVAIRNIRRDANHQVKELLKDKQITEDDSARTEQDIQKLTDSAIKDVDEVIKTKETELMSV, via the coding sequence ATGCTGAACGAAATCAAGAAAGATGCCCAAGCCCGCATGGCCAAGAGCATCGAGTCGCTGCGCCACAACCTGGTCAAGGTCCGTACGGGCCGCGCGAATACCGGTCTGGTGGACAGCATCAAGGTGAACTACTACGGCTCCGACATGCCGCTGTCGCAGGTGGCCAGCGTGGCGGTGGGCGATGCGCGCTCGATCATCATCACCCCGTGGGAAAAACAGATGGTGGGTGCGGTCGAAAAGGCGATCCTGGCCTCCGACCTGGGCCTGACCCCGAATACCGCCGGCACCGTGATCCGCCTGAACATCCCGGCGCTGACCGAGGAACGCCGCAAGGAACTGACCAAGGTCGTGCACAGCGAAGGCGAGGACGCGAAGGTGGCGATCCGCAACATCCGCCGCGACGCCAACCACCAAGTCAAGGAACTGCTGAAGGACAAGCAGATCACCGAGGACGACAGCGCGCGCACCGAGCAGGACATCCAGAAGCTCACCGACTCGGCGATCAAGGACGTGGACGAAGTGATCAAGACCAAGGAAACGGAGCTGATGTCGGTCTGA
- a CDS encoding cation diffusion facilitator family transporter: MHAHSHDNGTRAFAWVTLINLAYTVLEAGYGFATNSLALLSDALHNFGDVLGLGLAWGAAVIAKRPPTERHTYGWRRATLLSPLANALLLVAFSGALAWEAIRRFNAPPEVPGLPVMVVAAIGIVINLGAAWFVRDGHDHDLNRRGAFLHLIADAAVSLVAVLAGAGIWWLGWAWLDPATALLVAVVVAVGSFGLLRDAFNAAMDAVPRGIDQAAVRDWLLQQSGVSAVHHLHIWSLGAGEIAMTAHLVRADDADHDAFIDHLNDGLDERFGINHPTLQIERGTGSGHDCNDRAPHGHVVDTHHGHTHGHDHARSAHAGGDEFDHP, from the coding sequence ATGCACGCCCATTCCCACGACAACGGCACCCGCGCATTCGCGTGGGTGACCCTGATCAACCTCGCCTATACCGTGCTGGAAGCCGGTTACGGCTTCGCCACCAATTCGCTGGCGCTGCTGTCGGACGCGCTGCACAACTTCGGCGACGTGCTCGGCCTGGGCCTGGCCTGGGGCGCGGCCGTCATCGCCAAACGCCCGCCCACCGAGCGCCATACCTACGGCTGGCGCCGCGCCACCCTGCTCTCGCCGTTGGCCAACGCGCTGTTGCTGGTCGCGTTCTCCGGCGCGCTCGCGTGGGAGGCGATCCGCCGCTTCAACGCGCCGCCGGAGGTACCGGGCCTGCCGGTAATGGTGGTAGCGGCGATCGGCATCGTCATCAACCTCGGCGCGGCCTGGTTCGTGCGCGATGGCCACGACCACGACCTCAACCGCCGCGGCGCCTTCCTCCATTTGATCGCGGATGCCGCGGTATCGCTGGTGGCGGTGCTGGCCGGCGCCGGCATCTGGTGGCTGGGCTGGGCCTGGCTGGATCCGGCCACTGCCCTGCTGGTAGCGGTGGTGGTCGCCGTGGGTTCGTTCGGCCTGCTGCGCGATGCCTTCAATGCCGCGATGGACGCGGTGCCGCGCGGCATCGACCAGGCCGCCGTGCGCGACTGGTTGCTGCAGCAATCGGGTGTGTCCGCGGTGCACCACCTGCATATCTGGTCGCTGGGCGCTGGCGAGATCGCGATGACCGCGCATCTGGTCCGCGCGGACGATGCCGACCACGACGCCTTCATCGATCATCTCAACGACGGGTTGGACGAACGCTTCGGCATCAACCACCCGACCCTGCAGATCGAACGCGGCACCGGCAGCGGCCACGACTGCAACGACCGCGCACCGCATGGCCACGTCGTCGATACGCACCATGGACACACGCATGGTCACGATCACGCCCGCAGCGCGCATGCGGGCGGGGATGAGTTCGATCATCCGTAG
- the pyrH gene encoding UMP kinase, which yields MSNLAYRRVLLKLSGEALMGDEDYGIDPKVIGRLAREVMEVREAGAEIALVIGGGNIFRGAGLAAGGMDRVTGDQMGMLATVINALAMQDALEKLGGKSRVMSAIKINDVCEDYIRRRAVRHLEKGRIAIFAAGTGNPFFTTDSGAALRAIEIGADLLLKATKVDGVYDKDPKKHADAVKLDTLSYDEVIARNLQVMDTAAFALCRDADLPLRIFDMAQPGVLLRILRGEKIGTLVQGRS from the coding sequence ATGTCGAACCTCGCCTATCGCCGTGTCCTGCTCAAGCTCTCCGGCGAAGCCCTGATGGGCGACGAGGATTACGGCATCGACCCGAAGGTGATCGGGCGACTGGCGCGCGAAGTGATGGAAGTGCGCGAAGCCGGCGCGGAGATCGCGCTGGTGATCGGCGGCGGCAACATCTTCCGCGGCGCAGGCCTGGCCGCCGGCGGCATGGACCGCGTCACCGGCGACCAGATGGGCATGCTGGCCACCGTGATCAACGCACTCGCCATGCAGGACGCGCTGGAAAAACTCGGCGGCAAATCGCGGGTGATGAGCGCGATCAAGATCAATGACGTCTGCGAGGACTACATCCGCCGCCGCGCCGTGCGCCACCTGGAAAAGGGCCGCATCGCGATCTTCGCCGCCGGTACCGGCAACCCGTTCTTCACCACCGATTCCGGCGCCGCGTTGCGCGCGATCGAGATCGGCGCCGACCTGCTGCTGAAGGCGACCAAGGTCGATGGCGTGTACGACAAGGATCCGAAGAAGCACGCTGACGCGGTGAAGCTGGACACGCTGAGCTACGACGAGGTGATCGCCCGCAACCTGCAGGTGATGGATACCGCCGCGTTCGCGCTGTGCCGCGACGCCGACCTGCCGCTGCGCATCTTCGACATGGCCCAGCCCGGCGTGCTGCTGCGCATCCTGCGCGGCGAGAAGATCGGCACCCTGGTGCAGGGTCGCAGCTGA
- the tsf gene encoding translation elongation factor Ts: protein MAEITASLVKELRERTGAGMMECKKALTESNGDIDAAAEALRKSGLAKADKKASRVAAEGRIAVAQANGKAVLVEINSETDFVAKDENFVAFTDAVAQAALASGAADVEALKSAKLPNGETVEEARAAAIAKLGENILVRRMSAINSSNNVAAYSHGGKIGVLVEVAGGDADFARGVAMHVAAMNPPHNKAADVPAEFVAKEKEIELAKMSEKDKQKPAEILEKIIGGKIAKIVNEVSLYGQPYVLNTDQTVEQAAKAAGADVVSFTRLAVGEGIEKVVEDYAAEVAKAMQV, encoded by the coding sequence ATGGCTGAAATCACCGCTTCCCTGGTCAAGGAACTGCGCGAGCGCACTGGCGCCGGCATGATGGAGTGCAAGAAGGCACTCACCGAAAGCAACGGCGACATCGACGCCGCCGCCGAAGCCCTGCGCAAGTCCGGCCTGGCCAAGGCCGACAAGAAGGCCAGCCGCGTGGCCGCCGAAGGCCGCATCGCGGTCGCCCAGGCCAACGGCAAGGCCGTGCTGGTCGAAATCAATTCCGAAACCGACTTCGTCGCCAAGGACGAGAACTTCGTCGCCTTCACCGACGCCGTCGCCCAGGCCGCCCTGGCCTCCGGCGCCGCCGACGTGGAAGCGCTGAAGTCCGCCAAGCTGCCGAACGGCGAGACCGTCGAGGAAGCCCGCGCCGCCGCCATCGCCAAGCTGGGCGAGAACATCCTGGTGCGCCGCATGTCCGCCATCAACAGCAGCAACAACGTGGCTGCCTACTCGCACGGCGGCAAGATCGGCGTGCTGGTCGAAGTGGCCGGTGGCGACGCCGATTTCGCGCGTGGCGTGGCCATGCACGTGGCCGCGATGAACCCGCCGCACAACAAGGCCGCCGACGTGCCGGCCGAGTTCGTGGCGAAGGAAAAGGAAATCGAACTGGCCAAGATGTCCGAGAAGGACAAGCAGAAGCCGGCCGAAATCCTCGAGAAGATCATCGGCGGCAAGATCGCCAAGATCGTCAACGAAGTCAGCCTGTACGGCCAGCCCTACGTGCTGAACACCGACCAGACCGTCGAGCAGGCCGCCAAGGCCGCTGGCGCGGACGTTGTGTCCTTCACCCGCCTGGCGGTGGGCGAAGGCATCGAGAAGGTGGTCGAGGACTACGCCGCGGAAGTGGCGAAGGCCATGCAGGTCTGA
- the rpsB gene encoding 30S ribosomal protein S2, with the protein MPQITMRQMLEAGVHFGHQTRYWNPKMGPYIFGARGKIHIINLEKTVPLFNDAMNFISGVAQKRGTILFVGTKRSARDPIKEEATRCGMPYMTQRWLGGSLTNFATVKKSVARLKELEAAETDGTFQKLVKHEVMGLRRERDKLEASLGGIKDMNRLPDALFVIDIGHEDIAIKEAKKLGIPVIAVVDTNYDPNLVDYAIPGNDDAIRAVQLYAGAAADAVLEGKAAAPSAASVREEDFAAAVEGEDKKPARRAPAKKAAPKAE; encoded by the coding sequence ATGCCCCAGATCACCATGCGCCAGATGCTGGAAGCCGGCGTCCATTTCGGCCACCAGACCCGCTACTGGAACCCCAAGATGGGCCCGTACATCTTCGGCGCCCGCGGCAAGATCCACATCATCAACCTCGAGAAGACCGTCCCGCTGTTCAACGACGCGATGAACTTCATCAGCGGCGTGGCGCAGAAGCGCGGCACCATCCTGTTCGTGGGCACCAAGCGCAGCGCGCGCGACCCGATCAAGGAAGAAGCGACCCGTTGCGGCATGCCGTACATGACCCAGCGCTGGCTGGGCGGCTCGCTGACCAACTTCGCCACCGTGAAGAAGTCGGTCGCCCGCCTGAAGGAACTGGAAGCCGCGGAAACCGACGGCACCTTCCAGAAGCTGGTCAAGCACGAAGTGATGGGCCTGCGCCGCGAGCGCGACAAGCTGGAAGCCAGCCTGGGCGGCATCAAGGACATGAACCGCCTGCCGGACGCGCTGTTCGTGATCGACATCGGCCATGAAGACATCGCCATCAAGGAAGCCAAGAAGCTCGGCATCCCGGTGATCGCGGTGGTCGACACCAACTACGACCCCAACCTGGTCGATTACGCCATCCCGGGCAACGACGACGCCATCCGTGCCGTGCAGCTGTACGCCGGTGCCGCCGCCGACGCCGTGCTGGAAGGCAAGGCTGCCGCGCCGTCGGCCGCCAGCGTTCGCGAGGAAGACTTCGCCGCCGCCGTCGAAGGCGAGGACAAGAAGCCGGCCCGCCGCGCCCCGGCCAAGAAGGCCGCGCCGAAGGCCGAGTAA